The DNA sequence TGACCCCTGTGCTATCGACCAACCAATGGAGTGCGTCATCTCCACCACGATAGGGGATGGTGACCTGCAGATGCTTCTGACGCCGAGAGATCGTGCTGAAATCGGGAATCGGCCAATCCAGTCCTGATAACGCCAGCAGACTCTCAACCAAGCCCATGCTATGGCGCAAGGGAAGCCCAAACAAGCACTTCAACGAAAGGCAGAACTGGATGACTGTGTCGCTGTAGGTCGGTGACCAGCCACGTTTACCGGTGCCATCGGCAAACCATGCCATCTCCTTGTCCAGCCAGGAACCTCGCGACTTCAGTCCGGCGTTATACGCTTTCCAGTTCTTCGTACAGTATTGCTTCGATGCAGGCTTCGGCATCCGTGGCTCTGTTCAGTCACAAACCTTAGCTGCATAACCGGTTTATGCAACAAAGCCGGGCAGGCTTGGTCATGGCGCTATCTTACCAAGCTGCGGTCCTGCCGGATTTGTGAAATAGGGCCGCAAGAAGGCTACGTAAGTTTTCCGCCGGAGGAGCTTATTGAAGCCAGTACCAGTGGAGAGAAGCCCTGTTCGTCGTGAATTTGATACCGAATGCAAGATCTTGGAAGATTTTTCTCCGCAATACAGGAGGAATCCACAGGTGCAGGACAATATCAATCTGTTTACTGAGAGATTACCATGCTCTAGTTGTAGCAATGTTATTTCAGATAAATTTGCTAAACTATACTCAAATGTCGAAGTACGGTTTTACCATAATAATGGCGAGATTACAGTATATAGGGCCTCATCATCTCAGATAGTTAAAGTACCAGACTCTAGCAAATTGACCTGGTCATCAGCTCATGATTTGCATGTGATCCAAACCAAGAAGAAAGGAAAATAAATATGTTTCCTAATGCTAGTATTGAAGAGCTCACTTCAGAAGAGGTTTATGCATATGTAGATTGTAAATCTGTTTATTTGGCTTTATTGCAATATTATTCAGATTTATATGACTATCCTCGTGCAAAAGCTGTATTGGCGGAGGCAGATGCCGATATGCTAAACGACCACCTTTGGTGGATAATGAATGAAGCTTGGAAAGAGTATGGAACGTTGAACCCGGCAGTTCCCTATCGGTGGCTTGCCATTGCCAAACATGCATTACACTGGAATCACATGCCCAGCAACTTTCATCGATGGGCAATGGCTATTCTTGAGAAATTCGATCTGGAGCGCTATCAAGCTGCATATCATCTGCCAGAAGCTGAATATGCCGCCATGAAGCAGGATCTACCCATTGTGCTGGAAGGTTTGCGCCAATTCCCACCAGAAAAGTTTGCCCCTCCTCTTGATGAGGAAAACTGGGGCTTGACAGACTAGTAATGGTTTCCTTCGCCGGGCGTCCTCTCCCAAGGCGACAGCGCCCACGGCAACCTACAGATTGCGGGCAGCCAACTACAAGCAGGCGGCCACCTGACCCTGCAAAGCCTGCAAGGCCGTGACGACTTCGAGGACTGGATTCAAGCTGCGCAGAATGAGTCTTCTCG is a window from the Chitinivorax tropicus genome containing:
- a CDS encoding deaminase domain-containing protein, producing the protein MERSPVRREFDTECKILEDFSPQYRRNPQVQDNINLFTERLPCSSCSNVISDKFAKLYSNVEVRFYHNNGEITVYRASSSQIVKVPDSSKLTWSSAHDLHVIQTKKKGK